One window of Athalia rosae chromosome 4, iyAthRosa1.1, whole genome shotgun sequence genomic DNA carries:
- the LOC105688979 gene encoding transcription factor sem-2, translated as MVPQQQDSPSSSGIPLFGSQLVDKNSPTPYSDATQTKKNNPNHIKRPMNAFMVWSQIERRKICEVQPDMHNAEISKRLGRRWKTLDEAERKPFIEEAENLRQLHMMEYPHYKYRPRKKTTKPAPAPKVKETKKSKKQQQQLSTSSSHLTKLQKNDSNNNNNNSNNQTPVKRLQSSPPTTNSISRLKARLALEKKTPAYTPTPPIITAKVPNSPSCDTRFPDSPESASYYDDTFAECGTIMQTSQIKEEMDMDDDVEFTSEFTNDRLLSSIRPFSEPISRNYQRSANNSTSSTISSSSASAASPSPATGTSSSSSSSSSSPSSTSTPTKTGFTVKEEPVDPTGTATATATTTIPVKMEEPTNNTSLADLDCLTDLLEIQPCDFKLDLDIDTITTELDSFETDSSSSGSHFEFSCTPDVTDMFSGIGDDNNDWITY; from the coding sequence ACCAAGAAGAACAATCCAAACCACATAAAACGTCCGATGAACGCGTTCATGGTTTGGTCCCAAATAGAGCGTAGAAAAATTTGCGAGGTACAGCCGGACATGCACAACGCCGAGATAAGCAAGAGGTTGGGCAGACGTTGGAAGACGTTGGACGAAGCGGAGAGGAAACCGTTCATAGAGGAGGCGGAGAACCTTAGACAGCTACACATGATGGAGTACCCACACTACAAGTACAGACCGCGAAAAAAGACCACTAAACCGGCGCCGGCGCCCAAAGTAAAGGAGACCAAGAAGTCGAagaaacagcagcaacagctgTCCACGTCCTCGTCGCACCTCACTAAATTACAGAAAAATGATtctaacaacaacaacaacaacagcaacaatcaAACACCGGTGAAGAGGCTACAGTCGTCCCCGCCGACGACGAACTCCATTTCCAGGCTAAAGGCGAGATTggcgttggagaaaaaaacaccgGCTTACACACCGACGCCACCGATAATAACCGCCAAAGTACCGAACAGTCCGTCGTGCGACACAAGGTTCCCCGATTCACCGGAATCCGCGAGTTATTACGACGACACGTTCGCGGAGTGCGGGACGATAATGCAAACGTCGCAGATAAAGGAGGAAATGGACATGGACGACGACGTAGAATTCACGTCGGAGTTCACCAACGATCGCCTCCTGTCCTCTATAAGGCCATTCTCCGAACCGATATCGAGGAATTATCAGAGGAGCGCCAACAATTCCACCTCGTCGACGATATCCTCGTCGTCCGCGTCCGCCGCCTCGCCGTCACCCGCCACCGGcacctcgtcctcgtcctcgtcctcgtcctcctcaCCGTCATCGACGTCGACGCCAACCAAAACCGGGTTCACGGTCAAGGAGGAACCGGTCGATCCCACGGGCACCGCGACCGCCACGGCGACCACCACGATTCCCGTCAAAATGGAAGAACCAACGAACAACACGAGTCTAGCGGACTTGGACTGTCTCACGGATCTACTCGAAATCCAACCCTGCGATTTCAAGCTCGATCTCGACATCGACACTATCACGACCGAGCTCGATTCATTTGAGACGGATAGCTCAAGTAGCGGGTCgcactttgaattttcatgtaCACCCGACGTTACGGACATGTTCTCCGGCATCGGTGACGATAACAACGACTGGATAACATATTGA